In the genome of Myxococcus guangdongensis, the window TCGTTCACGCAGTCGGCGGAGCCGTGGGGCCCTACCGGTTGCTCTCGCGGTGGATGGGCACGGACCGACCGGTCTACGCCTTCCAGTCGCCGGGGCTCGACGGCATCGAGCCACCCCTCGAACACATGGACGCGCTCGTGCGGCGATACGTGGCCGCCATGAGAACCGTGCAGCCGGAGGGCCCCTATGTGCTCGGGGGCTGGTCCATGGGCGGCGTCGTGGCCTTCGAAATGGCGCGTGAACTCGAGCGTCAGGGACAGCGTGTCGAGAAGCTCGTGCTCCTCGACAGCTTCGCGTCCACGGATGAATTGCTCACGCAAGGACCCGACGATGCGCTGCTCCTCGCGGGGATGGCGATGGACCTCGCCCGGACGGCGGGAGTCGAGTCGACGCTCCGGCCCGAGTCACTCGCGGGGCTCTCCGAAGACGAGCAGCTCACGCGCGTCATCGCGCATGCACGGGAGTCCGGGTGGCTTCCCCGCGAGCTCCAGGACGCGGACCTCCGAGCCTGGCGCGACGTGACCCGAGCGAACCTCCGGGTCCTGTCCACGTTCCGTCCAGGGAACTACGGAGGCTCTGTGTTGTTGCTGCGCGCGAAGGACGCGAAGCGGGAGCGCTCGGTGGAGCCGACCCACGGATGGTCTCGCTTCGTGGCCCAGGAGAAGCTCGAGGTCGAGGACGTCCCGGGTACCCACTACAGCCTGCTGCACGCTCCGCACGTCCAGGCCCTGGCCGCGCGAATCGTGAAGCACGTCTCCGGGCCCTTCCCTCTGCGGGACGACGAACGGAACAAAGGCGCCTGAGCATCCTCAGTGCCTCGTCCCCTCGGCATGGGCACTCGCGCGCGGTACCTGGCGACGAGTGCCTATTGCCTCGTCGCGAGGTGCTGCTCGAGCCGCGCGAGCGTCTGCTGGCCACCTTCGATGGCGTACTTCGCCGCCTGCTCGCGTGCTTCGACGGTGGGCAGCGTGTGCTGCATCGTGACGCGCGTCTTCCCCGCCTCATCCTGGAAGGTGACGACGGCCTTGAACAGCACCTCGCCTTCCTTCGTGCCGTGATCCCACTCGAGCCGCTCGTTGGGGACGACCTTCGTGTAGACGATGTGGTTCGCGTAGTCGGTGCCATCGGGCCCGTGCATGGTGAACCTCCACGCGCCACCCGGACGCACCTCCTTGCTCACCGTGGTCGTGCGGAAGCCATTCGGCCCCCACCAATGGGAGATCATCTCCGCGTCGGTGAACGCCTGGAAGACCAGGGCGCGTGGGGCGTTGATGAGCCGCGAGAGCTCCAGCTGCCGCTTCGCGAGTTCGTTGAGGTCGAGCGCTGCGTTCATGGGTGTGCTCCTCGTTCCTACTTCTTCGGGGTTGGAACCTTGCGGGCGCGCGTCGGGCGCTGCTGCCCCTGGACATCGGCGAGGTAGTCCTCGAGTCGGTCGAGGCTGGCCTCCCAGAACTCGCGATAGTCCTCGAGCCAGTCATTCGCGACCTTCAGTGGCTTCGGTGCGAGTCGGCAGGGGCGCCACTGGGCCTCGCGGCTCCGCGTAATCAGCCCCGCGCGCTCGAGCACCTTGAGGTGCTTCGTCACGGCGGGGAGGCTCATGTCGAAGGGCTGTGCGAGCTCCGTGACGGAGGTCTCCCCCTTCGAGAGTCGCGCGAGGATCGCGCGGCGGGTCGGGTCCGCCAGTGCGGCGAAGGTGGCGCTGAGTGGGTCGGTCGTCATGGCTTGGTTAACCTGTCGTTAAAATAACCATCTGGTTAATAAAAGGGCAAGTGCGAATCGCATCGAGCGGCGCCTGCGCGCCTGCCCCATGAGCAGTTTCGCTGCCGTGCGGCTCAGGGTTGCTGCGTCGACACGTGCGTGGGCGGAGCGGGCGCGAAGGACTCCACGAGCCCCTGGGTCATCGCCGTGGCGAAGACCTCCAACGTGCGCTCCTCGCGCCAGCGCGCGGCCTCCTCGAAGTCGAGCGCGTGGTGCGTCTCCACGATGACCGAGGGCATCGTCGGCTTGCGCAGGACGAAGATCTGCCGGTGTGAGGGCTCACGGGACACGAAGACGCCGGGCTGCGCGGTGTCGGTGGCGTAGAGGCCCACGTAGTCCACGCCGTCGTAGTGGAGGAACCCTCCGCGCGACAGGTTCCGCGCCAGCGCTCGCGCGAGCTCCGCGCGGCGCCCCTGGAGTGGCGCGGGCGCATCCTCGGACCAGAGCACGCTGAAGCCAGGCGTCGTGTCCTGCCGGTTGCACGCCTGTCCTTCGGCGGGCGCCCACGGCTGCGACGTGCCTCGCGAGTCCGAGTGCAGGCTCACGAACACGTGCGCGCCCCAACGCTCCGCATCGGCGAGCCGGTTCGCGTACGGCACCCGCTGTCCTGGCTCACGGCTGATGCGCACCTCGAAGTGCCCCGTGGCCACGAGCCGCCGCGCCAGGTCCCGCGCCACGCGCAACGTGAAGACCTCCTCGTCCTCGCAGGTGACGGAGCGGTTGCCCGTGTTCCCCTCGGCGCCATGCCCCGCGTCCAGGTACACCCGACGTCGCGCGAAGCCCTTGGGCACGCTCGCGGGGACGAGCGTCAAGGTGGCGCCCGGCGCGGGCCACCTCGCGGAGGGAGGCGGCGTCCCAGCCTCGCCCCGGGTTTCGGGCGCCCGCGGACTCGAGGGTGGCTCGACCACCGTCTCCGGTGCGCGCATCGGCGCGTGGGGAAGGGAGCCCCTCGTGCCCTCCACGGACTCCCGGATGGCGCTCGGGTCGACGGGGAGCGCGCTCCGCTCCGGCGCTTCGGCTGGGGAGCGGGCCGCGTGCGTCGAGGCATCGGGGGCGACGTCGCTCGAGGCGCGCATGCAGGCGGTGCCCGTGAGCAGCAAGACTCCCAGTCCCCACACTCCAGCGGCGGATGTCGGCATGGCAGGTTCGACGCCTGGCGAACGAGCGTCGTTCCGCAGTGTGACCCGGAATGACGGGAAAGCGGAAGCCCGTGTGAGGAGCCCGCCTGCCCGGCCGCCATGTCGTCGCGCTTGCGTTTCCGTCGCGCATCGCGAAGAAGCGGGGAGCCATGTCCGTGGAGCGCCCGCAGCCCGATTCCTCCGCTGTCCCACACTTCGCCACGGAAGGCGCCCTGCGCTCCTGGTTGCGCGAGCACGGCGTCGAGCACCTGTCCCGCCTGAGTCTCACGGTGCTGTCGCCCTACGTGGACCCCGCGCTGCTGCCGCAGTCCCGCCCCGCGATGGCTCGCCGCCGGCTGGTGGAGATGCTCAACGAGGAGGGCCGTACTCGCTGGACGCAGGAGTCCCTGCCGTCGCCGAAGATGAAGGAGCTGCTGCCCCGGCTCGCGTGGCGCTTCGTCGAACAGGAGCGCAAGCAGGCGGAGGAGACCCACGCCTCGCTCGCCGCGCGACTGGCGCCTCCCGAGGACTCGCGCACGCACCGCGTCCATGGCCTGTTGTTGGACCTGCGCTCCCGCGCGCCCGCCACCGTGGCCTCGCGTCCCTTGCACGCGCTGCAACTGGAGTCGCTCCAACACGACGCCGAGCTCCCCGGCTTCCGCTTCCGTGAGACGCGCTGCTCGGAGCTGCCCTACGGCTCGCAGATGGGCTTCATCCTCCCCGAGGCCCGGCTGACCTTCACGCCCTCCGTTGCGCAGGGTGACTGCACCTGTGGCGCGCCGCCGTGTGTCCACCTCGTCGCCGCCATCGACACGGTGCTCTTGTGGCTGAACCAGCCCTGGACCGAGGGCTTCGGCGAGACACTCGAGGAGCTGGTGCGACCGGGTTGGGACCGCACGCTGAGGGCGCTGGAGCGCGCGCTCGACGAAGGGACGGGCAGCGGCGCGGCGGTGGAGGTCTCCTGGCGCGTCGACGTCATCGAGGGCTACGGCGTGGAGGTCCACCCGTACGTGCACCGGCGCAACAAGAAGGGCCAGCGCTCCACGGGGGCCAAGGTGAGCCGCCGCAAGCTCCTCCAGGAGCATGGCTCGCAGCTCTCCTCGCTCGACGCGCGTCTCGCGTCGCTGCTGCCGGATGGCGACGCGCCGGCCTCGCGCGCGCTGCTGCTGGAGCTGGTGGACCATCCCCGGCTGTACCAGGAGGGGACGCAGGACCTGCTGGTCCAGGTGGACCGCGCCAAGGTGGGCATCGTCGCGGCGGAGCGGGGCGGCACCGTCGTCGTCTCCGCGGGCGTGGATGGCGCGAGCCTGCCCGCGTCCATGGTGGACCGCGTGCGCCGCTCGAAGCCGGAGGAGGCCCTCTTCCTCTGGGACGAGGGCGCGCGCAGGCTCACCGTGCTGGACGCGGGGCCGGAGGTCCGGGCGCTCGTCTCCGTGCTCCAGCGCCACGGCAACGTCTTCCCACCCGAGAGCCACGGCGTGCTGCTGGAGAAGCTGGCGAAGCTCTCGGTGCGCCTGCCGGTGGCGATGCCTCGCGGCGTCATGGGCGAGAAGCTGCCTTCGCTCCAGCTCCCGGTGCTGCGCTTCGAACTCGAGCCTGGCAGCGCGGTGCGCGTGGAGCTGCGCGTGCGGGCGCTCCCGGACAGCATCAGCTTCATCCCCGGCGAGGGGCCGCGGGACGTGTACCTGCGCCGGGGCCTGGAGCCCGTCCACACGGTGCGCGACTTCGTGAAGGAGCTCGCGGTGGCACACGCGCTCCAGGTGAGTCTGCCTCTCGCCGCCGCGGAGGCGCAGGCGCTGCCGTTCAGTTTCTCGTTCCCGAACGTCCAGGGCGCGCTCGGGCTCTTGTCCGCGTGTCAGTCCCTGGAGTCGCCGCCGGAGCTGGAGTGGGGTGGCTCACCGCTGCGCCTCGTGGGCTCTCACGGCGCGAGCGCGCTGCGAATCACGGTGGAGCGCAAGCGCGACTGGTTCGGCGTGCTCGGAGGTCTGTCGGTGCAAGGCGAGCGCGTGGAGATGGCGCGCCTGCTGGACGCCGCGCGTCGCAAGGAGCGCTTCGTCCAGGTGAAGGACCAGACCTACGTGGAGGTCGAGGAGGCGCTGCGGCAGCACCTGGAGCGCCTGGCGGACCACGCCCACCTGTCGCGCCACGGACTGGAAGTGGGCCCGGCCGCGGCGGAGTCGCTGTCCGCCCTGGGCAGCGCGGGCGCGACGCTGGACGCGGACGCGACGTGGAGGGGACTCGTCGAGCGCATCTTCGCCGCCCGGGAGCTGAAGCCGAAGGTCCCCGCCACGCTGAAGACGGACCTGCGCGACTACCAGGTCGAGGGCTTCCGCTGGCTCACCCGGCTGGCGTCGTGGGGCGCGGGCGCCGTGCTCGCGGACGACATGGGTCTGGGCAAGACGGTGCAGGCGCTGGCCGTGCTGCTGGAGCGCTCGAAGCTGGGGCCCGCGCTGGTGCTAGCGCCCACCTCCGTGGCCTTCAACTGGATGGACGAGGCGAAGCGCTTCGCGCCGTCGCTGAAGATGCGCCTCTTCTCCGAGGCCGCGGACCGGGGCGGGCTGCTCGAGCGGCTGGGGCCTCGCGACGTGCTCGTGCTGAGCTATGGCCTCTTGACGCGCGACATCGGCCGGCTGTCCGAGCTGCGCTTCGCCACGCTCGTCTTCGACGAGGCCCAGGCCCTGAAGAACGCGGGCACGCACCGCTTCCGCGCCGCGCGAGCGCTGCAGGCGGACTTCAAGTTCGCCCTCTCCGGCACCCCGCTGGAGAACCACCTGGGCGAGCTGTGGAGTGTCTTCTCGCTCGTCTTCCCCGGGCTGCTCGGCAGCCACGACGCCTTCCGCACGCGCTTCGCGATTCCCATCGAGCGCAGGGTGGACCCCACCGCGGCGCCCGCGCTGGCGAGGGTGCTGCAACCCTTCCTCCTGCGCCGCACCAAGGCCCAGGTGGAGGCGCAGCTGCCGCCGCGCACGGACATCCGCGTGCCCGTCGTCCTCTCCACCCAGGAGTGGACCATGTACGAGGACGCGCGGTTGGCGGCGCTCTCCTCGCTGGAGTCCGCCCCGGAGGTGCTGCGCGAGCGGCAGTCGCGCGAGCTGGAGCGCCGCTTCGAGGTGCTCGCCGCGCTCACCCGACTGCGCCTGCTGGCCTCGCACCCGCGCCTCTACGACGCTGAGTCCCGCGTGGAGTCCTCCAAGCTGGAGCGCTTCATGGAGCTCGTCGAGGAGCTCCGCGCCGAGGGCCACCGCGCGCTCGTCTTCAGCCAGTTCACCTCACACCTGGCCCTGGTGCGCGAGGTGCTGGACGCGCGTGGCATCCGCTACGACTACCTGGACGGCTCGTCCACGCCCAAGGCCCGCGAGCAGGCCGTGCGCTCCTTCCAGGACGGCACCGCGCCCCTGTTCCTCATCTCGCTCAAGGCCGGCGGCTTCGGCCTCAACCTCACCGCCGCCAACACCGTCATCCACCTGGACCCGTGGTGGAACCCGGCCGTGGAGGATCAGGCGTCGGACCGCGCGCACCGCATCGGCCAGGAGCGCCCCGTCACCGTCTACCGCCTGGTGGCGCGAGGCACCATCGAGGAGCAGATGCTGTCGCTCCACGAGCACAAGCGCGCGCTCGTCGCGGACGTGCTCGAGGGCAAGGACGGCGCCGGGCGGCTCTCCACGAAGGAGCTGCTCGGCCTCTTGTCCCAGCGGCTCGCGGGCCCGGACGAGGAAGACGTCCCTCGGACCCGGCACTGAAAGCAGGGGAGGGCACCCCGCAAAGACAACGGGCAGGTCCCTCATGGAGGAACCTGCCCGCGTCAGGCTTCGAGTCGCTGAAGTCCGCCTCGCGTTACGCGCGGACCTCGGGCGCCCCGGGCTCGGTGGACGCAGGAGGCAGCGAGGCCTCCTTGCCCGGCTCGCCACCCGGAGTCCCCGCCGACGACTTGAACGGCGACGTCTCCAGCGCGGCCTTCAGGACCTCGTCCATCTGGCTGACGAAGATGAACTCCAGCTCGTTCTTCGCCTGGTCCGGCACGTCGATCAGGTCCTTGCGGCAACGCTCGGGCAGGATGACCCGCTTGATGCCCGCGCGGTGGGCCGCCAGCACCTTCTCCTTGATGCCGCCGACCGGCAGCACCAGGCCACGCAGCGTGGCCTCGCCCGTCATCGCCGTGTCGTGCCGCACCCGGATGCCCGTGAGCAGGCTGGTGAGCGCCGTCAGGATGGTGACGCCCGCGGAAGGACCATCCTTGGGGATGGAGCCCGCCGGGAAGTGCAGGTGGATGTCCGTCTTCTCCAGGAAGTTGGAGCTGATGCCCAACGACTCGGACTTGCTGCGCAGGTAGCTCAGCGCCGCCGTCGCGCTCTCCTTCATCACGTCGCCGAGCTGGCCGGTGAGCGTCATGCCGCCCTTGCCCGCCATCTTCGTCGCCTCGATGAAGAGCAGATCGCCGCCGGCCGCCGTCCAGGCCAGACCCGTGGCCACGCCCGGAACCTCCGTGCGCTCCGCGACCTCCGAGTAGAACATCTCGGGCCCGAGGATCTCCTTCACGCGCTCGGCGTTGATGGTCTGCTTGTCCAGCTTCCCACCCGCGACCTCCACCGCCACCGCGCGGCAGATGTCCGCGATGCGCCGCTCGAGGTTACGCACGCCCGCCTCGCGGGTGTACGAGGTGGTCAGCGTCAGCAGCGCCTCATCGGTGATCTCGATGTGGTCCGGGTTGAGCCCGTGCTCCTTGAGCTGCTTGGGCACCAGGTGGATGCGCGCGATGCTCTGCTTCTCCTCGAAGGTGTAACCCGACAGCTCGATGATCTCCATGCGGTCGCGGAGCGGACCGGGGATGGGATCCAGCTGGTTCGCCGTGGCGACGAACATCACCTTCGACAGGTCGAACGGCACGTCGAGGTAGTGGTCGCTGAACGTGTTGTTCTGCTCCGGATCCAGCACCTCGAGGAGCGCCGCGCTCGGGTCGCCACGGAAGTCGGCGCCGAGCTTGTCGATTTCGTCGAGCATCATGACCGGGTTCTTCGTGCCGGCCTTCTTCATGCTCTGGATGAAGCGGCCGGGCAGCGCGCCGACGTACGTGCGCCGGTGGCCGCGGATCTCCGCCTCGTCACGCACGCCGCCCAGGGACAGGCGCACGAACTTGCGGCCCGTGGCCTTGGCCACGCTCTGACCCAGCGACGTCTTGCCGACGCCCGGGGGACCGACGAGGCACAGGATGGGCCCGCGCATGTCGTTCTTCAGCTTGCGGACGGCCAGGTACTCCAGGATGCGCTTCTTCACCTTCTTGATGCCGAAGTGATCCTTGTCGAGCTGCTGGCGCGCGTTCTCGATGTCGAGGTTGTCCTCGGACAGCTTCGACCACGGCAGATCCGCGATCCAATCCAGGTAGGTGCGCGCGACGGTGTACTCGCTCGACGCCGCCGGAATCGTCTTCAGGCGGTTGAGCTCCTTGTTCGCGACCTTCTCCACGTCGGGAGGCAG includes:
- the lon gene encoding endopeptidase La; translation: MSDEKKKGTAASAMPTAMAPPGLINKEDIPQVLPILPLRNSVFFPGGVLPLAVGRQKTIALIKDAVRDDQVIGVVTQRRAEEEDPGAADLYTMGTVARIVKLLKMGEDNYSLVVQGLARFRVVELVQEAPYLKARVDAVEDKTSAENVEVEALGINLKKLAREVIELMPELPAAATELVESITHPGHLADLIAANVDVPIEEKQAVLETVDLKARMKLVLELLNRKREILKLSNKIDSAVKGEMSKTQREYYLRQQLKAIKEELGEMGEEEEELDELQERLKKAALPPDVEKVANKELNRLKTIPAASSEYTVARTYLDWIADLPWSKLSEDNLDIENARQQLDKDHFGIKKVKKRILEYLAVRKLKNDMRGPILCLVGPPGVGKTSLGQSVAKATGRKFVRLSLGGVRDEAEIRGHRRTYVGALPGRFIQSMKKAGTKNPVMMLDEIDKLGADFRGDPSAALLEVLDPEQNNTFSDHYLDVPFDLSKVMFVATANQLDPIPGPLRDRMEIIELSGYTFEEKQSIARIHLVPKQLKEHGLNPDHIEITDEALLTLTTSYTREAGVRNLERRIADICRAVAVEVAGGKLDKQTINAERVKEILGPEMFYSEVAERTEVPGVATGLAWTAAGGDLLFIEATKMAGKGGMTLTGQLGDVMKESATAALSYLRSKSESLGISSNFLEKTDIHLHFPAGSIPKDGPSAGVTILTALTSLLTGIRVRHDTAMTGEATLRGLVLPVGGIKEKVLAAHRAGIKRVILPERCRKDLIDVPDQAKNELEFIFVSQMDEVLKAALETSPFKSSAGTPGGEPGKEASLPPASTEPGAPEVRA
- a CDS encoding DEAD/DEAH box helicase, which encodes MSVERPQPDSSAVPHFATEGALRSWLREHGVEHLSRLSLTVLSPYVDPALLPQSRPAMARRRLVEMLNEEGRTRWTQESLPSPKMKELLPRLAWRFVEQERKQAEETHASLAARLAPPEDSRTHRVHGLLLDLRSRAPATVASRPLHALQLESLQHDAELPGFRFRETRCSELPYGSQMGFILPEARLTFTPSVAQGDCTCGAPPCVHLVAAIDTVLLWLNQPWTEGFGETLEELVRPGWDRTLRALERALDEGTGSGAAVEVSWRVDVIEGYGVEVHPYVHRRNKKGQRSTGAKVSRRKLLQEHGSQLSSLDARLASLLPDGDAPASRALLLELVDHPRLYQEGTQDLLVQVDRAKVGIVAAERGGTVVVSAGVDGASLPASMVDRVRRSKPEEALFLWDEGARRLTVLDAGPEVRALVSVLQRHGNVFPPESHGVLLEKLAKLSVRLPVAMPRGVMGEKLPSLQLPVLRFELEPGSAVRVELRVRALPDSISFIPGEGPRDVYLRRGLEPVHTVRDFVKELAVAHALQVSLPLAAAEAQALPFSFSFPNVQGALGLLSACQSLESPPELEWGGSPLRLVGSHGASALRITVERKRDWFGVLGGLSVQGERVEMARLLDAARRKERFVQVKDQTYVEVEEALRQHLERLADHAHLSRHGLEVGPAAAESLSALGSAGATLDADATWRGLVERIFAARELKPKVPATLKTDLRDYQVEGFRWLTRLASWGAGAVLADDMGLGKTVQALAVLLERSKLGPALVLAPTSVAFNWMDEAKRFAPSLKMRLFSEAADRGGLLERLGPRDVLVLSYGLLTRDIGRLSELRFATLVFDEAQALKNAGTHRFRAARALQADFKFALSGTPLENHLGELWSVFSLVFPGLLGSHDAFRTRFAIPIERRVDPTAAPALARVLQPFLLRRTKAQVEAQLPPRTDIRVPVVLSTQEWTMYEDARLAALSSLESAPEVLRERQSRELERRFEVLAALTRLRLLASHPRLYDAESRVESSKLERFMELVEELRAEGHRALVFSQFTSHLALVREVLDARGIRYDYLDGSSTPKAREQAVRSFQDGTAPLFLISLKAGGFGLNLTAANTVIHLDPWWNPAVEDQASDRAHRIGQERPVTVYRLVARGTIEEQMLSLHEHKRALVADVLEGKDGAGRLSTKELLGLLSQRLAGPDEEDVPRTRH
- a CDS encoding SRPBCC family protein — its product is MNAALDLNELAKRQLELSRLINAPRALVFQAFTDAEMISHWWGPNGFRTTTVSKEVRPGGAWRFTMHGPDGTDYANHIVYTKVVPNERLEWDHGTKEGEVLFKAVVTFQDEAGKTRVTMQHTLPTVEAREQAAKYAIEGGQQTLARLEQHLATRQ
- a CDS encoding ArsR/SmtB family transcription factor — its product is MTTDPLSATFAALADPTRRAILARLSKGETSVTELAQPFDMSLPAVTKHLKVLERAGLITRSREAQWRPCRLAPKPLKVANDWLEDYREFWEASLDRLEDYLADVQGQQRPTRARKVPTPKK
- a CDS encoding thioesterase domain-containing protein, producing the protein AEVFSEVLGAKRVGRKDDFFELGGHSLLATQVVARVRALTGIDLPLRALFEAPTVEQLASWLEVSRGDSPARDCVTLQSEGTGTPVFLVHAVGGAVGPYRLLSRWMGTDRPVYAFQSPGLDGIEPPLEHMDALVRRYVAAMRTVQPEGPYVLGGWSMGGVVAFEMARELERQGQRVEKLVLLDSFASTDELLTQGPDDALLLAGMAMDLARTAGVESTLRPESLAGLSEDEQLTRVIAHARESGWLPRELQDADLRAWRDVTRANLRVLSTFRPGNYGGSVLLLRAKDAKRERSVEPTHGWSRFVAQEKLEVEDVPGTHYSLLHAPHVQALAARIVKHVSGPFPLRDDERNKGA
- a CDS encoding N-acetylmuramoyl-L-alanine amidase family protein, translated to MPTSAAGVWGLGVLLLTGTACMRASSDVAPDASTHAARSPAEAPERSALPVDPSAIRESVEGTRGSLPHAPMRAPETVVEPPSSPRAPETRGEAGTPPPSARWPAPGATLTLVPASVPKGFARRRVYLDAGHGAEGNTGNRSVTCEDEEVFTLRVARDLARRLVATGHFEVRISREPGQRVPYANRLADAERWGAHVFVSLHSDSRGTSQPWAPAEGQACNRQDTTPGFSVLWSEDAPAPLQGRRAELARALARNLSRGGFLHYDGVDYVGLYATDTAQPGVFVSREPSHRQIFVLRKPTMPSVIVETHHALDFEEAARWREERTLEVFATAMTQGLVESFAPAPPTHVSTQQP